GAGAAAcccaactctggctttttgtcaaatgTTCATGTATAAGACATAAATATTAACGCTTAGTTTTATGAGACTTATgttttttcgaaaattgcgtttcttttgcagttGAGCATAGTATAAATATATTTCGAGAATAGTTGTATTTTGACCAGGAAGTGTATGTACGGTATACACATTGCAATCGTTTTCAAATGTACAGAATGTCTGTGGAGGGCCCCGGAACTACTTCGGACTGGCGATCTCGTCGGCACCAAGGAGGGAGACGTCTACAGTTTTGGAATCATTCTACAGGAAGTGTTCACCACCGATTCACCCTTCGGGATAGAGACTGTGACAATGGGCGTCGAGTGTGAGTAGAGCAGATGTCATATAACGTTCTATTTTTTGTCTGGTTTGTCTGTCACAACAGTAGGTACTGTTTCAACACTTTACACATTTAGACGATAGTCTTTAAATCCATATACACGGGCTGGTTAAGCCTAGCCCTAAGGCAACCTAGTCTATGGGTGCTGGTTTTGAATAGGGTCTTCATGACCCAATTCTGTTCTCGATCACAATAATTTTGATCATGAAAGTCTGATAAACACTCTTTCTGATAGCGTGACATTGTCCGTCTAGCCGTCTCCGTTATTGAACAGCATCACCAAAATATTTGACACCTGAGAAGACATATTAAGATACAGAATTCTGCGTCCATGAAATGTGTTGACCAAGACGTAGACTCgtaaaggtccgggttagaatattggctttTAGTAACTcattcttgtcataagaggcgactaacaagatcggTGCTTCACCTCAGTGACCGAAAGCAACCGTTATAAGCCTGAATGCTTTAAACATACTCAACATGTCCTGTTTCTAACATTTTCCAAAAAACTATTCCTTAGATGTTATCGAGAATATCATGGATACGGAAGGAGAGCCGTTTCGTCCCGAGTTCAATGTCACTGATCGGCTAAAGCCAGTAAAGGAGCTGGCCATACGATGCTGGTCAGAGCTGCCTCATCACCGCCCTCTGATGGCCAACGTGAAGAGAGACATCAACGAGTTGGCAATGTATATACTATATATCAGTAATTTTGATCACTTTATTGCATGCATGACATTTTCCCGATgaatgtaaaacataatattatCCATTAATGTTACTCTCGTTGTTAGATAACTGGAACATTTAGGGCCAGTGTGGTAGtcttgtgattaaagcgtttgctcctcCCGCCGACGATTCGGATTGATTCCAACATGAGTATAATGTATTGTTGACATATTCAACATGCATTAATCAAGTGGGTAAAGGGTTCGCTCGTCGTGCCgaggacctgggttcaattccccgcgtgagtacaatgtgtgaagatcatttgatgttatttctaatgctggaatattgctataatcaGCGTTGAACTATacccaatcaatcaatcaaaccaAAGTGCTATTTCTCgattaattttaaactttcgaTTATCATATTTCGTTTGTTATGAATTGTGTCAGCATTTATTGACTCGCGAGGCTCTACAGTCAGGTGGGCGCCAGCGGGAGTCTCATGGACAGCCTTCTCCGTCGGATGGAGCAGTATGCCAATAACCTGGAGAAGCTGGTGGATGAGAAGACCGTCGAGTTAAGGGAAGAGAAAAAGAAAACGGAGGATTTGCTGGATCAGATATTACCTAGGTAAAACCACCGCTGTCAGCCTAAGCACAACTGGTTCACTTGTGTTTACCCCACAGTGACTGGCTCTGATCAAACATATGGCGTTATTAATCCCATTGACATTGTTTCAACGGCCATAGTTAAGATGGTGTTAAACTATAGTCACCGCCAAAAGAAACGTGGATAgggtgaaataataattttgacAATGAGTGAAATCATGGCATTTTTTCTACGATCTTTAATTTTGCATTATTGGCATCAGCAGTAGCTGCAGATCTCCCCGTGCTGTTGAAAAGACGTCGAATCAACCTCCTGAAAATATTATTGTAAGAGTCCAGGTCAGTGTCAGTCTGGGTGTGTGCGTTCTCGCGTCAGAAGATGACGTCTTCGAGAGCAAAATTGGACGAATTACTGGTCTCAACACTTCGGCAATGTAGCGCTGCGCAGTAACACCCCTACCATGACCTTGTCCACTGTTCTGATGACACCGCAACACATTAAGGAAGGCCCTTCCAAGCGATGTCTCTCCAAAACACATGGTTCTGAGAATCTTTCACCTTGAAGACGCCATATTTTCACTCTGACATCTGCGGTATCGATGCAAAGGCGACTTTCATCTGAGAAGACGATGTTCTGCCACTGTCCATTGCGCCAGCTGTGATAGACTGCCGCCCAGTTCAGTCGTGCATGGCTGTGTCGTGGCGTCAAACGTGAACCGACGTATAGTCGACGGCAACGTAAAGCAGCGAGTAAGACTGCGGCGTACAGTATTATCGCTGATAGGTCCACTGTGTCTTCCTATGGTGTTACGGGGTGTTGTGATAGCTGGTGGAAGCGATTTCGCAAATAAGAGGTTACAATGTAGCAGTCTTTCTAGTCCGACGTTACATGTGGACGTCCTCTACGAGGGTGGTCAGTGACGGTGTTTGTCTGCTGATGGCGATCAAGCAGTCTGTAGATCGTAGACTGATGTGCTCCCATAATGCCTGGAGTGGCGTTGGATGCTCCAAGCTGCTTCAATATTCCCTATTGCTCGCTGACGTTCGTTAGCACTTAAACGTGGCATTCTGACTGCTGAGAATGCGAATGCAGACGTTAAGCGGTATCCATTCCTTCAGAAGCATCGCTCGCAAgagcaacatcatcatcagaatGCAATTCTAATTTCACGACCTGTCACTGCACGGTCAAAATGAAACCACTAAGCGCGCATTTTAGTGATGTGTGACGTCGCGTATGTTGCGTTTGGGGTAAACGTTTTTCTTTTGCCGTGCAAAACAGTATTAACCGAATCAATTACTTATCATAAAGCTATTCAACACATTGGATTCATATCAATGAATTCGCGTTTCTTTTGGCGGTGAGTATATATCTTGTTTAACCTGTTTCTGCCTAACTGGAATCCAATCGATACAATTAGACTTAGCATACAGAGAGGAGTTTATTATTTACGATAAGGTAAGAGACGTTTAGCAGCGTTATAACACCGTTATTTCATCCCTAGCTCGATAACGGCTCTAGCAGTTATACAGAAACCTCGCTTACATTATAATAGAGAAGTTGTATGTCGATATAACTTTACCcgttgttcatcacaccaacttctaacTGTCACTTAAGAAAGTTAGATTTAGCAACAAAACCATTGGAGGAGGTTATAGATTACAATTTAAGAAACGTTTATGCTATATTCATGAAATGATAAAGAACCGTTAAGTGCACGTGGTTGCTGAAGAACCGTTTACTGTCCTTGAAAATGAGAAAGGTATATGAAGTCATCCCAAATTACAGATTTCATATCAACGTTTTTTCAGACCGGTTGCCAACCAGCTAAAACTGGGTCAAAGAGTAAAACCAGATGCATTCGAATCTGTCACAGTCTGCTTCACCGATATCTGCGGCTTCACAGTGCTGTCGTCCAAGTCCACACCAATGCAGGTATTCACACACAGGAGTTTTGCATCTTCATTTCACCTTTCACTACATAAAAAtcattatttacaaaattatctTTTGGGAATCTATGTCAGAAAAGAGGATTGTACAAACTGTCAATAACGATCAGAGTAAATATGGCATCAGACGGAATAAACCACAATCAGACAAAATATTTGATGAGAGTACACATTATCAGGCTGACATTACAATCTGACGGAATACACGGTCAACCCGAATACACGACCACTCTGTATGGATCAAATGTACACTGTCGCACACGATATTGTCAGTATTTGCCGAACTGGACTCAATCACAAGTTGCGTTATAAGTTATCCGAAGGAGCATTTGGGGGAACATATTTCTTGGGGATCTGCTTGAAATATAGTTCGGTAAATAGCATGAGAGTCGATGCTACGTTTAACAATGtacttcttttctttttcttcttttttgggGGGTTGTGGGTGGAGAAAGGTGGTGGGGTTGTTAAGATGTATAGTAGCTTCACTGGAGTCTGATAGtattaatgaaagaaaagcaATATTGGTTTTTTGAGAAGTGTGCCGTAATAGTGTGAATTTATTGTCGCTGCACAGCTTTAGTATACATTTGAACAATCATTTTGTCAGGTGGTCGACCTCCTGAACGACTTATACTCCTGCTTCGACGACATCATTGAAAACTACGACGTCTACAAGGTATGCTGCCAAAAGTCAATTTAATAAGTCACCACTGCACACAAAGCAGTGTTGTGACTAttcgtgcgtgtgtgcgtgcatttATGTACAATAGCCGTCATAATGAGAGACAGGTATgtgtttaaaaatgttttcctgAACATACAAGGGTTATCCATATGATCACAGAAAACCGATCTCAGCATTGCTATTACTGACGATCTGTGTTTGTTCAGGTAGAAACAATCGGAGATTCCTACATGGTCGTGTCAGGACTTCCGGTGAGGAGTGAAAACAGACATGCTGCTGAGATATCACGGATGTCGCTCAACTTGCTCCAGGAAATTGACAACGTAAAGATCCACCATCTCCCTCACGAGAGGCTCAAACTCAGGATAGGATTACATTCAGGTGTGTATGGCTTATGGCTTATTTATTGACACTTCCGGGATATATTTAGCCTTCAAAACTTCCCATACTTAACGGGAACGgacggtcagactcgctgacttggttgacacatgtcattgtttccaaataacgtagatcgatgctcatgatgttgatcactgtattgtctgagaCTTAAGTAATTACAGACAAACCTATTTCTATGGTTTCGAGGCTTTACTAATAAATCGAAACCAGGCACCCATATTTTATTTGTATGGACTTTGTTAATGGACGTAAAAGTTCGTTTTATACTGCATTGCTGGAAAGAGTTAATACAAGGATCCGACTGTCAGAATGTAGGTGGTCAAAGTGAAATATTGCATAATGCAAAGCAACGTTTGCATATGGTGTTCACGTTCTACATAATGTATCGATTGCTTGATTGTTGAGTTTCCGTTCATAACAAGCATGAAAACATTCCGGCGTTCTTAATCCTTGACGCCTCTACTAGTACTCTTTTCTTGGTCCACCTGTGGAGACCGGGtttaaactgatcttcaatatcCCATGCGtatcgttagaggcgactaacgggattgggtggtcaggcttggtgacttgcttgacacgtcatcgtataccaattgcatagatcaatgttgATGACGGGATTCATttgtccagaatcgattatctGCAGACCACTGAACCATACCTGATATTTGGCCGAGttcagcttaaaactaaactcactcactcatttttgtcTAGGTCCAGTCTGTGCCGGTGTAGTGGGAATCAAGATGCCCCGGTACTGTCTGTTCGGTGATACAGTAAATACTGCCTCCCGGATGGAATCTCATGGGGAAGGTAAACGAGCATCACTTTTTCTTCAAAACAAGTGCTTGTTGTGCTTGCTTCTTTCGTTTCTTGCTGTTCGCGTTCGCGGCATAACAAATAGTTATGTATGGATGATAATTCCAAGCTGAAAACACCAGCGAGAGATAACGTTACTGCATACCATTGCACGTATCTGTGACTAATCCGCGAATCATACCTGGCTATTTCTGTTTCAGAATGCAAAATTCACATCAGTGCTGAAACTAAGCTCATATTGGACAAACATGGATCGTTCAAAGTGGCCTTACGTGGAAACATTTACATAAAGGTGAGTCCATCTCCAAAAACGTCGACAGTACAATGTGTGGGGCCCATTCCCAGTGTCCCCAGCCGCGATAATACTGGGGTATagatgaaagcggcgtaaaactaaactcgctcactccccAGACCTGAAACAATCTACAATGTGTTTTTACTAATATATAAGATGTCTAGGGGAAACAATAGGTGAGTCAAAATTGTTTACACTGAAACACAAGATTTCAACAAATCTGAATTTTAAGAAATTAGAATGTAGCCCCAAATGGACAATCTATAACCAGCTGATAAAATGCCCATTCCGTGtttctctgaatatatttaacccAAACCCAGTGGTATATTTTCGTTATAAATGCATACAAAAACTACAAACAGCTTTTCTA
This portion of the Haliotis asinina isolate JCU_RB_2024 chromosome 10, JCU_Hal_asi_v2, whole genome shotgun sequence genome encodes:
- the LOC137297785 gene encoding atrial natriuretic peptide receptor 2-like yields the protein MWKRASSIERWWWMVDEKELVTASNSDSLSAQSLTSKFSSITPKSDVMPDYKANLAVYKGMPVRMKTLTMKNINHDKQLLDELEHIRNLSHPNLVRVIGACVQGDEKYILTEYCSKGTLQDLIGNTEVKMDDELKFALCIDVIKGLCFIHESLLHHHGRLTSGVCLVDNRFRVKLADFGPTTVFSRLMISDDSQEFKQECLWRAPELLRTGDLVGTKEGDVYSFGIILQEVFTTDSPFGIETVTMGVEYVIENIMDTEGEPFRPEFNVTDRLKPVKELAIRCWSELPHHRPLMANVKRDINELAIQVGASGSLMDSLLRRMEQYANNLEKLVDEKTVELREEKKKTEDLLDQILPRPVANQLKLGQRVKPDAFESVTVCFTDICGFTVLSSKSTPMQVVDLLNDLYSCFDDIIENYDVYKVETIGDSYMVVSGLPVRSENRHAAEISRMSLNLLQEIDNVKIHHLPHERLKLRIGLHSGPVCAGVVGIKMPRYCLFGDTVNTASRMESHGEECKIHISAETKLILDKHGSFKVALRGNIYIKGKGKMDTYWLLGEDQKMELF